A section of the Styela clava chromosome 9, kaStyClav1.hap1.2, whole genome shotgun sequence genome encodes:
- the LOC120339608 gene encoding integrator complex subunit 13-like yields the protein MQEINHKTIFVLDHGPSMKESSKQTIDFDIFMKSRPQGMIPLAPITKSLWTCCMEALCEYCRIVWDIFPREKFLQFVVSDTTSKTLNTWNPKDQNSHALLRALASVGPPVARSDCSVLTGLIDAVKSLSEPTIQQKNAFDDPNVKNVPNRGRIVCITQLKHDVHRRTIEDCVAEAVQKQNELAANPNSGFLPISELDLVIIHIKPFGVDLQISEKPPTPLTQNKSISSELHNVKSTRHGIAIANRLLNLVQKHYDLSVTSVTGIPMKEEQHANSSANYDVLLLHPRLPGMWECSTGSSLPPGDGEPTSTMMLKWFTPKINANELYHCDAAERVSPVDVNSRPSLCLTNFLLSGRSVLLEKWKNGQAVTSSGSGRQTTHMISCHGNDIFLHALNTDKVPFEDPPSISEGVGGKVTDYRINDFSAFMKDGQLQPWGHSKKKWEATTPQPLEKMKSKLERMARHWPLVFSQTVLFSMPNILEPLLSLVMKETLTQDQVVQCKSSIYHIIKMERENTSLPVVIPGSRIKSNKRDEQYKSLWSELENYLMEHSTTSENHREVLDCLLQCLGKADERMETKRAVDTVFESPESPPPMKKVKTEDVTITSRPAQKGAQNLYEMWWKRIENIHQQRHVEFYGRLTSEGNVAKLYPHLNLPDPQEQMNERPGRHQGRGNFHHGGRSSTPSGRSTPTGRSTPSGRLTPSGIGGMKQQKMKREKNKNY from the exons AAAAATTTCTCCAATTTGTTGTTAGCGATACAACAAGCAAGACATTGAACACATGGAATCCTAAAGATCAAAATTCTCATGCT CTACTGCGTGCTTTAGCATCCGTGGGGCCTCCTGTTGCACGAAGTGATTGCAGTGTATTAACTGGATTAATAGATGCTGTGAAATCTTTAAGTGAACCGACCATACAACAGAAAAATGCATTTGATGATccaaatgtaaaaaatgttccaaataGAGGAAGGATTGTTTGCATAACACAACTTAAGCA TGATGTTCATAGAAGAACCATTGAGGATTGTGTTGCAGAAGCTGTCCAAAAACAAAACGAACTTGCAGCAAATCCCAACAG TGGTTTTCTTCCGATCTCAGAGTTAGATTTGGTGATTATTCATATAAAGCCTTTTGGTGTGGATTTGCAA ATATCTGAAAAACCTCCAACCCCATTGACtcaaaataaatctatttcaTCTGAACTACATAATGTGAAATCTACACGACACGGGATCGCGATTGCAAACAGACTTCTCAATCTTGTACAAAAACATTATGATCTTTCCGTGACAAGTGTAACTGGTATACCTATGAAG GAGGAACAACATGCTAACAGTTCTGCAAATTATGATGTTTTATTACTTCATCCTCGATTACCAGGAATGTGGGAATGTTCAACTGGATCATCTCTCCCACCTGGTGATGGCGAACCAACTTCTACAATGATGTTGAAATGGTTTACACCAAAAATAAATGCGAATG AATTATATCACTGTGATGCAGCAGAGCGAGTCAGTCCAGTTGATGTTAATAGCAGACCTTCACTTTGCCTCACCAACTTTTTATTAAGTG GTCGATCGGTGCTTCTTGAAAAATGGAAGAATGGACAAGCGGTTACAAGCAGTGGAAGTGGAAGACAAACAACACATATGATATCATGTCATGGaaatgatatatttcttcatgcTCTTAATACAGATAAAGTACCGTTTGAAGACCCTCCATCCATAAGTGAGGGCGTAGGAGGAAAAGTTACAGATTACAGAATTAAT GATTTCAGTGCTTTCATGAAAGATGGTCAACTTCAACCATGGGGTCATTCTAAAAAGAAATGGGAAGCAACAACACCACAACCCCTGGAAAAAATGAAATCTAAATTAGAACGAATGGCTAGGCATTGGCCTCTCGTCTTTTCACAAACTGTTTTATTCAGCATGCCTAATATATTGGAACCTTTATTGTCATTAGTCATGAAG GAAACTTTAACCCAAGACCAAGTTGTGCAATGTAAAAGTTCAATATATCatattataaaaatggaaaGAGAGAATACATCACTGCCTGTTGTTATTCCTGGAAGCagaatcaaatcaaataaaag aGATGAACAATATAAATCTTTATGGTCAgaacttgaaaattatttgatggAACATTCCACAACATCTGAGAATCACAGAGAAGTTTTGGATTGTTTATTGCAATGTCTTGGAAAAGCAGACGAGAGAATGGAaac AAAACGTGCGGTAGACACGGTGTTTGAATCACCTGAATCACCCCCACcaatgaaaaaagtaaaaactgAAGACGTAACAATAACAAGTCGGCCTGCTCAGAAAG GAGCACAAAATCTTTATGAAATGTGGTGGAAACGAATAGAAAACATTCATCAACAGAGACATGTTGAATTCTACGGTAGACTGACAAGTGAAGGAAATGTAGCAAAACTATATCCTCATCTAAATCTACCTGATCCGCAGGAACAAATGAATGAAAGACCTGGCAG ACACCAAGGCCGAGGTAATTTTCATCATGGAGGAAGGTCATCAACTCCAAGTGGGAGGTCCACTCCTACAGGCAGGTCAACACCAAGTGGCAGACTGACACCTAGTGGTATAGGGGGAATGAAACAACAGAAAATGAAAagagagaaaaataaaaattactaa